The nucleotide window CCTCGACAAAGCAGCAATCATGACTCACCAAGATCAAGTAAACCCAGATGGATCGCCAGCTAATCCTTGGAAACTTTGTAGTTTGCAGCAAGTGGAAGAAGTGAAATGCTTGTTTAGGGTGATTCCTGTATGGACAGCTGCTATTATATACTATGTTGCTGTGGTTCAACAGCACACCTATGTAGTCTTCCAAGCAGTTCAGAGTAACAGACGCCTTGCAAACAGCAACTTTGCGATACCAGCTGCATCATATATTGTGTTCTTGATGCTAAGTATGAGCATCTTCATTCCTATCTATGACCGGGTTCTTGTCCCTTTTCTGCGGAGAATTACTGGAAAAGAAGCTGGAATCACAATTCTTCAAAGAATTGGCGTTGGCATATTTCTCACAATTGTTACCATGTTAGTCTCTGGCTTAGTTGAAGAGAAGCGAAGGACTATAGCTCTTACCAAGCCAACTCTAGGAAACGCACCAAGAAAAGGTGCCATTTCATCAATGTCAGCTTTATGGTTAATCCCTCAGCTATCACTCTCAGGAATTGCAGAGGCATTTGGTTCCATTGGCCAGGTTGAATTCTACTACAAGCAGTTTCCTGAGAATATGAGAAGCATTGGAGGGTCTCTCTTTTATTGCGGCATAGCAGCTTCAAGTTATTTTAGTAGTTTACTGATAACAGTAGTTCACCAAACAACAAATGGTGCAGCAACTGGAAATTGGTTATCAGAAGATCTCAACAAAGGAAGACTTGATTACTTCTACTACATGATTGCTGCTTTGGGGGTCCTAAACATGGGCTATTTTTTGCTGTGTGCCAGGTGGTACAAGTACAAAGGGGGCAAGGATGATGCACTGCTTGAACTCTATGGGGTAGAAAAACAATATGAGAAACCCGTAGCATGATCACTGTTTTACAAACAACTAGGTTCATGTAGCAGGGTGAGACATCACcttatatatagaaaagattCTCAGTAGTCCGCTACATTTGTAAGCTAGAAGGCTCATTCAGAATAATGTCTCTTGGCTCATTTGAATCACTAGTTTCGTGTACTTCGCATCGCCAAAAGCAACTTTCAATGGGTTTCAATCCCTGGGAATAATATCCCCAACATTTAAACTGTCATAATGCCTACGAATTAACAGATTCAAACAACTGGCTTCAAGGATTTTGCTAAAAATCAATGGTCAATATCCGTTCAATGAGCAAACTGCAACCAGAAACAAGAATTGATGTCGTACATCAGCTTCTTCAGGCACATTCGCTACCTCAACACATTGTAAATTGATTCTCAAGACATAACCAGACGCATGCTGTGATGGACTGGAAAATACGGAGGCATGAAATAGCTTGGCAACAGATGACATGAAACAAATAGCAGCTGAAACAGCAGTTTTATCACCCAACTATCTGATTTTCAATGGCTCGTCCCCAAACCACATTGGCTGCCACGATGATTACTAAACTGAACTCGAGTTTGTTTGTAGTGCAACACAGAAAAAAGACAGTTCCATGATAATTACCCGGCTATATAAACATAATACAACAGAGAAAAGGACCAGCGTCCATAACCTTCCTATATAAACATAAACGGCAAAAAGATGAGCTTTCCCTCTTGTGGGCATTTCAAAGTAAGAATAGACCAGAGAAGAAATAGATTAAAGATGCCCATCACTGTTAGGTATGGAACTCAGAACATTGTACCGATAATTGGCATTGTAGTTCCAGGTAACTCACAACAACATGCTGGTAGTGGTAAGATTTGCCATTTATTGTGCTCTGTCCCTCCAGATGATCTTCAGACTGTGTATGCTTGTTGAATCGTGTCTATATCAAGGCCCTTCAGCCTCACCACAGATTCTACATGACCCTTGAGTGTATGGAGTTCCCTCAACCTGCAATCAATgcaaataaattagaaaaaagcaGAAATGTGGTTCAAATGAACTTAGACAACCAGTAAGGCCCGTCAAAACTCCAGCAAAGGAAAAAATGTAAAATGTATCACAACTAGCCCAGAAGAGTAAGTGTTTTCCATATCTTCTGGCAAGCTGACTACTGCTTCATGTTATTACAACACAAAAAAGAATCCTGTATCACAATAGTATATATTTTCGAaataagttctttttttttcatgtttctgaAAATCTGCAGGTAAGACCCATTTCAATGTGAAATCAGATATGATCTAGCTGAGACGTTAGACATCACGTGCCAAGCTGAAAATGACAGCTAAACATCAGCCCCTACCTTGCAATTTCAGCTCTCCTTTTTGCTTCCTCAGCCATCTGATTGAGTTCGGTGAAATGTGTCCGCTCAGTGAACATCTTTGTGTCTGGTAGTGGCAACCCATGCAAGGTTCTCTGTGCATGTGCCCATTGAAGCTCGCGTTGTTCCTTCCCAAAATCTTTTTGCCTTGTGAAAGCAATCTACAAAAAATGAAATCCATCagagaaacaaaacataaacaCACAAGCAGACAGAATACTATACCGAAGACAGACCAAACTCAAATAAATAGCCCCATCAAGCCAATGGCATCCATACCCTTTGCTCAATTACAAGATCCCATGCCCTCCCACTCAAAGCATAGCGGATAAAGAACTTGATGAAGTCAAGTGGAAAGTAGAAGATGATATTATAGAGCCAAATTACACCAGCCCAACCCCAACCGATCCCTTTAATTGCCGCAAAGCTCCAATTTGCATAGACTGCAATCAGAGTGGCAATCTGAGCAAAAAGAAAGGCCAAGTTAGAGTTCACTTCCAGATTATGTAAGAAATCACAAGCAAACATACAAGGAAATTGGCTCACCAGCTGAGCAATGATAAAAGCCACCACAAGTAATAACCCAGGACGTTCAACAAATGACCAGCTTCGAGATCGGGTGACAAATATAAGTGCTTGACTGATAGTGCTAACTTGCAAATAAATTGCTGATGCAAGCTTTCGGAAGTCATCGTGAGCTGTTTTCTCCAGGGTTGACACTCCAAATACCCTCTGGAAATTAACAGGCATGAAGAATTAACTACTGATTATCACAGGTTCACCAGGAATGCCAAACAATAAATTCATCATGCATACAGATGTTACATGAAGACAAATTCTAAATCTGCTGAAGATGGACATAACACATGACCATGTATCAGTCACCCACGGCCTGTCTAACTTAAACCAGCAACACGAGTTTCTTATCCCCATGAAACCTTGCCACTACATTCTTACCAGGCATGCCGAGTGTAAAGAGTATTTTGAGTTTATGGTTCGAGGTACTTGATAGTTTACAAACAAGTACATGCATCTtccataatcaaaacaaacttcATAACTAAATGAAAGAAGGCATGTCATCTTACTGGGAAGAAGTCTGTTTTATATGCTACCCAAAAGAATATGACAGTCATCATGGCCAGATAACTACCAAGAACAATTCCAGTTGTAAATATCTCCGCCAACTTCCAGCTGTCTGGTAGAGGAGATGGCTTCACCCTATCTTTTGATATTGTCATTATAGTACCTGAAATCGCATGGTGCTAGTAAGATCCCAAGAAAACAAATGCAGGTCATATCAAGAATGAGTGAATAAAGAGAACAGATGAGATGTGAACCTACTGCCAACGAgatacaaggaaaataaaacaaaccccAATCAACAAGCATAACAGAAAAAGATTTTCTTAGGGTGTCAAGGATGCTACATCTGTGGTAACTATGCTAACCTAAATCAAAAAATGGACAGCATGGAAATTTCCCCTATTTTTTTAGTCCACTTAACATGTTTTGCATGtgtctttgtgtgtgtgtgtgtgtgtgtgtgtgtgtgtgagagagagagagagagagagagagaaacgaaCCATCATTGAGGATGGCAATGATAAGCACCATAAAAGGTGGAAAGTCAAACTTCCATATGAGAGCCAGCAGCATGAAACCAAGCTATCACCATATCAAACCAACAAGGGTAAGGAAACATCACAAATTTCTTCCCAAGATACCCTATATTATGCACACACCCACACAGAGCTGTTACTTACCACAATACGGATTGTAATGGAAACTGCATAGATCTGCCAAAGGAAGATGAAAATGTAAGTCAGtctattaaaaagatataacaTGGTGATAATCCAATGTTTACCGTGTAATTTTTCATCCTCTGAAAGATTGCTCGACTTGTCAAGACAGCACTGATAATGACACTAAGGCCAGGTTCAGTAAGGACAATATCAGAAGCACTACGAGCTGCATCAGTTGCATCAGCAACAGCAATCCCAATGTCAGCTTTCTTGAGAGCAGGAGCATCATTGACTCCATCACCAGTCATCCCACAGATATGTTTCCTAGCTTGCAAACGTTTTACTATCTCATATTTGTGCTCTGAAATGACAGAGATGTCAAGCCCGTCAAAAATAGCAAGGAAAACTAAAGATCCATtgcctataaaaaaacaacaactacaTAATTTCTATGAAGCAATGCATCAAACCTCAGCACAGAGTGCCAAAATTAACtaaggaaaacaaattaaagaaaagcacCAGGGAAAACGCCAGCAAATCCATCAGCTTTTtctattaattcatcaattggTAAAGCGGCAATAGACTCATCCTTGTTTTGCCCTAGCAATGCAGATGAAGGGTACATGTTGGTTCCCATTCCCAAACGACGTCCAGTTTCCTTTCCTATCGCCAGTTGATCCCCTGATAAAAGCCACGAGGATCAGAAACTCGAAACAGAATGCCAAAAGTAATCTGATATCGTTTTAAGTTAGATAGAGTTGAAAGATTGGATAAGTGCAACACTTGGAAACTTGATTAACAGAGAAGGTAAGGCAGTACAATAAAGGGGGGCACatggaggggggggggggctcATAAATTTTCTGACAAGTTTTACGAAAAGAACATACCCATTGCAAATATGAAAGAATTTCCAGTTCTCATATTAGAATTCTGTATTACGTGTGGTAAAACTATATACAAGCAAGTCCCAAGTGAAGAATTGCATTTTATCCTGCATGACATCTTTTACATCTACAATTATCTCTccacaagaaaagaaatcattaaGGAAAGTCTTCGCATGGCTTCCAACTAGAGAACAGAACAGAACAAACCAGTGATCATTTTGACATTCACTCCAAGATTCAAAGCCCGCCTAATAGTCTCCGCACTATCATGCCTTGGTGGATCAAAGAGAGGCAAGAGGCCAATGAATTGCCAAGGGCCTCCAGCactctctttccttccttctggAACCTCCTGCAATTGTGAAGCAGCAGCTCATCAAAGCTATgtagtcaaaaataaaatcaacaatgaaGCTAGAAGCATATAtctaagagaaaaagaaagagagaaataggATTGTGATTACCTGGTATGCTACCGCAAGAGAACGTAAACCTCTTTCTGCAAATTTATCAATCACGGCATGTACTCTTCGCTCAATGTCTGACTTATTGTGTGAAAGATTTAGAAtctaaacaaatatttgaagacAGGAATtagtataaaattcaaaatatagaaCATCCCATGGCAAGTATAACAGGCTGCATGGGCAAGTTACCTGTTCTGGTGCACCTTTGCTGACTCTGTGCATTTTACCTCCACTATCAATATATGTCAAGGCTGTCCGCTTATCAGTAGGATTGAAAGGAAGGAAATGAACTTCCTGAATTCCAGCACGTGCCTTTTGGAACAAGGAAATAAAATTCagaaaacatcaaaacatgaaaaaaaaattatattaccaagttaaatttaaaattactaattaaataGTGACCAGAACTTATAAAAAGAGTACCATATGGATCAATTACCTCCTTTGGATCAGCCAGCATTCCAACAATAGCAGTATCTATTGCATCTTGGTTCTCTATTCTAGAGGCTCGAGCTGCCATCAAAACAACAGCATCTGCATCTACTCCTTTTGCAAAAACCTGGAAGTTATACCCAGGGACATATAAGCAAGAATTCTGCTCTGTAGTAGGTGTTTGAAAAACAACTTTCAGTAAGCAACCTCAATGAGATTTTTGTCCACAGTTAGTTTGTTTAATGTCAAT belongs to Populus nigra chromosome 18, ddPopNigr1.1, whole genome shotgun sequence and includes:
- the LOC133678484 gene encoding ATPase 11, plasma membrane-type-like; the protein is MGDKGEVLEAVLKETVDLENIPIEEVLENLRCSREGLTTQAAEERLAIFGHNKLEEKKERKFLKFLGFMWNPLSWVMEAAAIMAIALANGGGKPPDWQDFVGIITLLVINSTISFIEENNAGNAAAALMARLAPKAKVLRDGRWNEQDAAVLVPGDIISIKLGDIIPADARLLEGDPLKIDQSALTGESLPVTKGPGDGVYSGSTCKQGEIEAVVIATGVHTFFGKAAHLVDTTNQVGHFQKVLTAIGNFCICSIAIGMVIELIVMYPIQDRKYRPGIDNLLVLLIGGIPIAMPTVLSVTMAIGSHRLSQQGAITKRMTAIEEMAGMDVLCSDKTGTLTLNKLTVDKNLIEVFAKGVDADAVVLMAARASRIENQDAIDTAIVGMLADPKEARAGIQEVHFLPFNPTDKRTALTYIDSGGKMHRVSKGAPEQILNLSHNKSDIERRVHAVIDKFAERGLRSLAVAYQEVPEGRKESAGGPWQFIGLLPLFDPPRHDSAETIRRALNLGVNVKMITGDQLAIGKETGRRLGMGTNMYPSSALLGQNKDESIAALPIDELIEKADGFAGVFPEHKYEIVKRLQARKHICGMTGDGVNDAPALKKADIGIAVADATDAARSASDIVLTEPGLSVIISAVLTSRAIFQRMKNYTIYAVSITIRIVLGFMLLALIWKFDFPPFMVLIIAILNDGTIMTISKDRVKPSPLPDSWKLAEIFTTGIVLGSYLAMMTVIFFWVAYKTDFFPRVFGVSTLEKTAHDDFRKLASAIYLQVSTISQALIFVTRSRSWSFVERPGLLLVVAFIIAQLIATLIAVYANWSFAAIKGIGWGWAGVIWLYNIIFYFPLDFIKFFIRYALSGRAWDLVIEQRIAFTRQKDFGKEQRELQWAHAQRTLHGLPLPDTKMFTERTHFTELNQMAEEAKRRAEIARLRELHTLKGHVESVVRLKGLDIDTIQQAYTV